CGGAAAAACTGGGATTGGGTTTTCGTAAATACAATTTAATCGAAGTGTAGCTGTTACATTTTTAGTCCATTTTGTCTTTGCGGATGATAAATCCCCCCGGATATTACAGCTTTCATTCCGTCTTCAACCGACATATCAAGATAAACCAAATCCTCTTTCGGCACAAAAATAAGCATGCCTGATGTCGGATTTGGCGTAGTGGGCAGAAAAACCGCGATGACCGTTTCCCTGGTTTTTTCCTGTATTTCACCTTCAGCTTCGTTGCTGATAAAACCAAGCGAATATAGCCCCTTTCTCGGGTATTCCACCAAAACAACAGATTTAAAAAGACTTTTATTGCCTCCTAAAAATGCCTCGCTGATCTGGTGTATAGTCGTATAAATCTTGTTTACCAGCGGCGTATTGGTTAGCAATTTATGCCACAAAGATATAATTTTTTTCCCTATGATATTAGTCGCCAGCAAACCTAACAGTGTTATAAAAATAATAATTATCAAAAAGCCTACGCCAGGTATGCGTATATGAAAATATTTATTTAAATAATTGTAAAGAATCCCGTCAATATGGTAAAATACGTAAAGCAGGAAATAAACGGTCAATGCGGTAGGCAAAACCAGTAAAAAACCTGCGAAAAAATATCTTCTTAATTTTTTAAACATTTTTTTATTCTAACATTAACAAGGGGTCATGCCCCCTTATTTTAAAGGAAAATTATGAAAAAAATAACAGTTGCTTCAATAATTGAACTTATTATTATCCTATTGTTTACCATCTGCGGCATCTTTGCCATTTTCAGCGACGTAATTCTACTATCCATGTTCGGGTTTCTTTTCGCCCTGACCGGGGTTATGTGGTTCCATGCCGTGTATATAAAACCAAAATACCCGGAAGATAAATCATAATATCTTATCCAAATCAATTTCCATCCCGTCAGACGCGGAAATAACTTTTATATTTATTTCTTCACTTGCTTTTTTCGCCAATTCATAGGGCCTGTTTTTAATCATAGTCATTCCGAAATGTGTTAATACCGCAAGTTTTGGCTTAACCGCTTTTATTAAATAAACCGCCTCATTAAAAGTCAAATGGTCAATTATTTTACCGCTTTCAGGGTCTTTATCAAAA
Above is a window of bacterium DNA encoding:
- a CDS encoding DUF502 domain-containing protein; protein product: MFKKLRRYFFAGFLLVLPTALTVYFLLYVFYHIDGILYNYLNKYFHIRIPGVGFLIIIIFITLLGLLATNIIGKKIISLWHKLLTNTPLVNKIYTTIHQISEAFLGGNKSLFKSVVLVEYPRKGLYSLGFISNEAEGEIQEKTRETVIAVFLPTTPNPTSGMLIFVPKEDLVYLDMSVEDGMKAVISGGIYHPQRQNGLKM